A stretch of Arachis hypogaea cultivar Tifrunner chromosome 15, arahy.Tifrunner.gnm2.J5K5, whole genome shotgun sequence DNA encodes these proteins:
- the LOC112749220 gene encoding pentatricopeptide repeat-containing protein At3g56030, mitochondrial-like has protein sequence MGHPGATCMCDAWRGVTNRCHRFAQLPLPQIGPTNFLTPVDLSGDFHALRDALNKRIQDNCFNTKSTFDFVIDETFSSSLLNHLLQTLSTLNRGVTRKNAFDSLITCLCKLQRVDDAFHVIEYMARADVGGCRPSATTFYPILNILTRQKVIDHARHVVNFMSTLGVNLDLTGHNYFLVAHCYAEDVAATAGVLKKMGLMLLSAFWDIRCRFDD, from the exons ATGGGCCACCCAGGAGCCACCTGCATGTGCGACGCGTGGCGAGGAGTCACcaatcggtgccaccgatttgCGCAGCTTCCCCTCCCACAAATCGGTCCCACCAATTTCCTTACCCCCGTCG acCTCTCCGGCGACTTCCATGCTCTCCGCGACGCCCTCAACAAGCGCATtcaagataactgcttcaacacGAAGTCCACCTTCGACTTTGTCATCGACGAAACCTTCTCGTCTTCCCTCCTCAACCACCTCCTTCAAACCCTATCCACCCTCAACCGCGGTGTCACTCGCAAGAACGCGTTCGATTCCCTCATCACGTGCCTCTGCAAGCTCCAACGCGTCGATGACGCGTTCCACGTCATCGAATATATGGCACGTGCCGACGTCGGAGGCTGCCGCCCCAGTGCGACCACCTTCTACCCCATCCTGAACATCCTAACGCGCCAGAAAGTCATAGACCACGCGCGGCACGTGGTGAATTTCATGTCCACGCTTGGCGTGAATCTGGATCTGACGGGACACAACTACTTCCTCGTTGCACACTGCTACGCTGAAGACGTGGCTGCCACTGCCGGAGTTTTGAAGAAGATGGGATTG ATGTTGCTCTCTGCGTTTTGGGATATTAGATGCCgttttgatgattaa